The Streptomyces sp. NBC_00691 genome has a segment encoding these proteins:
- a CDS encoding GmrSD restriction endonuclease domain-containing protein → MIREAGVLALVLGAVACGPTTGPEPGAARHSAVPLVSPGFPPTPAEARTRLAGLRVAWGENRQTYERARFGDGWSDETDAPGGRNGCDTRDDVLRRDLDDVRLGDRNPCVVLSGVLHDPYTGKELPYSYRRASQIQTDHVVALGAAWRAGAWAWTPERRLAYANDLDVLVATDKQTNHDKSSRTPDKWRPPRSAYGCEYGRRWTGIKAKYGLTVSPPEKKAVEELLATCR, encoded by the coding sequence GTGATCCGTGAAGCGGGCGTACTGGCTCTGGTCCTGGGGGCCGTCGCGTGCGGGCCCACCACGGGACCGGAGCCCGGGGCGGCACGGCACTCCGCCGTCCCCCTCGTCAGCCCCGGCTTCCCGCCGACCCCCGCGGAGGCGAGGACCCGGCTGGCCGGGCTCAGGGTCGCCTGGGGCGAGAACCGGCAGACGTACGAGCGGGCGAGATTCGGGGACGGCTGGTCCGACGAGACCGATGCCCCCGGTGGGCGCAACGGCTGTGACACCCGGGACGACGTGTTGCGCCGGGACCTCGACGACGTCCGGCTCGGCGACCGGAACCCGTGCGTCGTCCTCTCCGGAGTCCTGCACGACCCGTACACGGGCAAGGAGTTGCCCTACTCGTACCGCAGGGCCTCGCAGATCCAGACCGACCACGTCGTCGCGCTCGGCGCGGCCTGGCGGGCGGGCGCCTGGGCGTGGACGCCCGAGCGGCGGCTGGCCTACGCCAACGACCTGGACGTGCTGGTCGCCACCGACAAACAGACGAACCACGACAAGAGCAGCAGGACCCCGGACAAGTGGCGGCCGCCGAGGAGCGCGTACGGGTGCGAGTACGGCCGGCGCTGGACCGGGATCAAGGCGAAGTACGGCCTCACGGTGTCCCCGCCGGAGAAGAAGGCCGTCGAGGAGCTGCTCGCCACCTGCCGCTGA
- the rpsD gene encoding 30S ribosomal protein S4, with the protein MPNQSRPKVKKSRALGIALTPKAVKYFEARPYPPGEHGRGRKQNSDYKVRLLEKQRLRAQYDISERQMARAYDRAKKAEGKTGEALVVELERRLDALVLRSGIARTIYQARQMVVHGHIQVNGGKVDKPSFRVRPDDVVMVRERSRTKPLFEVAREGGFAADGETPRYLQVNLKALAFRLDRDPNRKEIPVICDEQLVVEYYAR; encoded by the coding sequence ATGCCGAACCAGTCCCGTCCCAAGGTCAAGAAGTCGCGTGCCCTCGGCATCGCGCTGACCCCGAAGGCTGTCAAGTACTTCGAGGCCCGCCCCTACCCGCCGGGCGAGCACGGCCGTGGCCGCAAGCAGAACTCGGACTACAAGGTCCGTCTGCTCGAGAAGCAGCGTCTGCGCGCCCAGTACGACATCAGCGAGCGCCAGATGGCGCGCGCCTACGACCGCGCCAAGAAGGCCGAAGGCAAGACGGGCGAGGCGCTGGTCGTCGAGCTCGAGCGTCGCCTCGACGCCCTGGTCCTGCGTTCGGGCATCGCCCGCACCATCTACCAGGCCCGCCAGATGGTCGTCCACGGCCACATCCAGGTCAACGGTGGCAAGGTCGACAAGCCGTCGTTCCGCGTCCGTCCCGACGACGTCGTGATGGTCCGCGAGCGCAGCCGCACCAAGCCGCTGTTCGAGGTCGCCCGTGAGGGTGGCTTCGCCGCCGACGGTGAGACCCCGCGCTACCTGCAGGTCAACCTGAAGGCCCTGGCCTTCCGCCTCGACCGCGACCCGAACCGCAAGGAGATCCCGGTCATCTGCGACGAGCAGCTGGTCGTCGAGTACTACGCCCGCTGA